The DNA sequence TCTCTCCTAAATAAACGAAAAATTGTAACAAAATTATTCTAAAAAATTAATCAGCTTGATGAGTTAAATTGGTCTTTAAAATTTGTAATTTATGAGAAATTTTAATCAAATATTGAGAATTATCACAAAGTATATTTTTTTCTAAGGAATTAATTTGATTTTTTGTATATAATGCAATTTGAGATATTTTTAAATTTTTTATTTGAATTTGATTATTTTTAAAAACACATTGAAGCATTTCTTTTCTTTCTAGATCATCATCTAACTCATCTAATTTTTCATCATAAATATAAATTTCATCATAAAGCGCTTTTTTTGTTTTTTTATTATAAATTCTAAAAATTTTTTTAAAATGAGGCAAGGTTGTTTTTGAGTTATTTTCGCTGATTTTAATTTTAGGTTTTATTATATCAAATTCTTGTATAGCCACAAGTTTATAAACACAACCAAATACTGGATTGCTTGAAGCAGTAATCAATCTTTCTCCTACGCCAAAAGCATCTATAGGTAAATTTTGTAATTTTTCTATCTCAAATTCATCTAAAGAATTGGAAACAATAATTTTACATTCTTTCAAATTTTCACTATCAAGCTTTTTACGGATATTTTGACTCAAAAAGGCTAAGTTGCCAGAATCTATTCTAATTCCGCATTCTTTAATATTGTATTTTTTAAAAGCTTTTATAGCATTTTTTAAACCACTTTCATAATGATAGGTATCTATAAGCAAAATAGGATTTTTGGGATAAAGTTCTATATAATGACAAAAAGCTTCGAATTCATTATCAAACATTTGTATCCAAGAATGTGCCATTGTTCCGCTTATATTGATATCATATTTTTTTCCTGCTAAGGTGCAAGAGCTTGCAAAACATCCGCCTATAATAGCGGCTTTAGCTCCTTTAATTGCAGCATCATTTCCATGCGCTCTGCGTGATCCAAATTCAAAAACAGGACGATTTTTAGCTGCCCTTACTATACGATTTGCTTTTGTAGCAATAAGGCTTTGATGATTGATATTTAACAATAAAAAAGTTTCTAAAAATTGTGCCTCTATGGGATTAGCTTTAATAATCATAAAGGGTTCATTAGGAAAAATAATTTCACCTTCTTGTACAGAATAAATTTCTCCATTAAATTTAAAATCAAGTAAGTAATTTAAGAATTCTTCACAGAAAATATTTTTCGAACGTAAATATGCTATATCCTCTGCATTAAAACTTAAATTTGCAACAAAATCTAAAATTTCAGATAATCCAGCGAATATAGCAAAAGAATTATTATCTGGAGTTTTTCTAAAAAATACATCAAAATAGCAAATTTTATTTTCAAATCCATTTAAAAAATAACCTTGCATCATAGTAAGTTCATAAAAATCACAAAGCAAGGTTAAATTAGATTTTTTTGTAGAAAAATTCTCCATAAATTGCCTAAATTTTAAAAATCATCAAAGCTAATGCTACCTTTTGAATAGTTAGTTACTTTGCTTTCAAAAAAGTTACTTTTTTGATCATTAAATTTAGAAAAATCATCAACCCATTTGATAGGATGTTTGGCATTATAAATTTTATCAAGATTAATTGCTATTAATCTTTGATCGATTAAATAATGAATATACTCTTCAATAATATCATCTGTAAATCCCATAATTTGATTTTGAGTGATATATTTACCCCATTTAATTTCTAATTCTCCTGCCTTTTGAAACATTTCATAAATTTTATTAATATTGGTTTCATTAAAAAGATCCGGTCTTTCTTTTCGTGTTGAATTAATCATATTTTGAAATAAAAGCAAATGTGTAATTTCATCTCTTTGTATAAAGCGAATCATTTGTGCTGAACCCAGCATTTTACCGGCTCTAGCAAGGGCATAAATTGCAGTAAATCCACTATAAAAATAAATTCCTTCCAAAATTTGATTTGCTACCATCGCAAGCAACAATTTATTATCATCTACATCACCAGCCAATTCTTCATAGATATTAGAGATAAAATCATTTTTTTCCCTTAGAGTTGCATCGTGTTTTTCCATTTCATAGATTAAATCCGTATTTTCACAAATTGCTTCTACCATAACTGCGTAAGATTTTGAATGATTGGCTTCTTCATAAGCTTGTCTTGCTAAAACTGCATTAATTTCAGGAGCGGTAATATAAGGATTTATGTTATCTGCTAGATTATTGGTTTGAAAACTATCCATAGAAATCAATTGAGACCAAACTAAATCATACATTCTTTTCTCGCCAGAAGTTAGATTACAGCGATAATCAAGAGCATCTTTAGTTGTATCAACTTCTTTAGGAAACCAAGTGTTTGCTTCCATAACATCCCAAAGTTTTAAAGCCCAAGTATATTTCGCTTTTGTAAAATTAAGAATTCCATGAGGATTTCCATCAAAAACTTTTCTTTCTCCAAGAGTTTCATTTGAATTGGGATTATAAATTCTTTTTCTATGCATTATTTAACCTTTCTAATATACAACTTTGAGTTAATATATCATGTAAATTAAGAGAATCTTTTCTAATGAAACTAAAAAATATTCCCACCAATAAACCAAAACTTATAAAAAATATAACATATCTAAGTACAATTTTTAAAAAAGAAATTTTTTTTCCGCTTTTAAAATCTACTAAATAAAGATCATAAGCTTTTAAACCAGGACTTTGACCCGTTCTTTGCAAAAATAAAGCTTGAATTAATCCAAAAAGAAAGGAACATAAGGCTGTAGTAAAACTACTATGCAAAAAAGCATCCTTAGATCCTAACCAAAAATAACTTAAATATAAAATGGGCACATAAATAAGAAAAATATCAATAACAAAAGCTTTAAATCGCAAAAAACGCGAAGCTATTCTAGCTTTTGTCTTTTTCATTTAATTCCCGCGACTTCCAGGTTTAATAGCCTTGCTTCCTTTTTGACAAAGTGGGCATTTTTCTTCATCATAAATTTCAAAGTCAAAATTTCCTAAAGTAAAAAGGGGGATATTGCTAGGAAGTTTAGCATTATCTTTTGCTTGAGTATTTAAATTTTTAACTGCACAAAAACCTCGGTTTGCCAAAGCAGCAAAGCCAACTACAATTCCTCCAAGATTTTCTATGATTTTTGCACTTTCTAAAGCACTACCACCTGTAGTAATAATATCTTCGCAAATGATAAATTTTTCGCCTTTTTTAACCGCAAAACCTCTTCTTAATGTCATTTCTTTATTAACTCTTTCAGTAAAAATAAAACGTTTATTAGAGGCTCTAGCTAATTCATATCCTGCTAAAATTCCTCCTAAAGCTGGAGAACAAATGCTATCAAATTCTATAGAATTTTCAAAAATTATTTTTGCTAATTCTTTGCATAATTTTTCAGCTAAAGCAGGATCTTCTAA is a window from the Campylobacter sp. RM10537 genome containing:
- a CDS encoding nicotinate phosphoribosyltransferase, which codes for MENFSTKKSNLTLLCDFYELTMMQGYFLNGFENKICYFDVFFRKTPDNNSFAIFAGLSEILDFVANLSFNAEDIAYLRSKNIFCEEFLNYLLDFKFNGEIYSVQEGEIIFPNEPFMIIKANPIEAQFLETFLLLNINHQSLIATKANRIVRAAKNRPVFEFGSRRAHGNDAAIKGAKAAIIGGCFASSCTLAGKKYDINISGTMAHSWIQMFDNEFEAFCHYIELYPKNPILLIDTYHYESGLKNAIKAFKKYNIKECGIRIDSGNLAFLSQNIRKKLDSENLKECKIIVSNSLDEFEIEKLQNLPIDAFGVGERLITASSNPVFGCVYKLVAIQEFDIIKPKIKISENNSKTTLPHFKKIFRIYNKKTKKALYDEIYIYDEKLDELDDDLERKEMLQCVFKNNQIQIKNLKISQIALYTKNQINSLEKNILCDNSQYLIKISHKLQILKTNLTHQAD
- a CDS encoding ribonucleotide-diphosphate reductase subunit beta, which codes for MHRKRIYNPNSNETLGERKVFDGNPHGILNFTKAKYTWALKLWDVMEANTWFPKEVDTTKDALDYRCNLTSGEKRMYDLVWSQLISMDSFQTNNLADNINPYITAPEINAVLARQAYEEANHSKSYAVMVEAICENTDLIYEMEKHDATLREKNDFISNIYEELAGDVDDNKLLLAMVANQILEGIYFYSGFTAIYALARAGKMLGSAQMIRFIQRDEITHLLLFQNMINSTRKERPDLFNETNINKIYEMFQKAGELEIKWGKYITQNQIMGFTDDIIEEYIHYLIDQRLIAINLDKIYNAKHPIKWVDDFSKFNDQKSNFFESKVTNYSKGSISFDDF
- a CDS encoding RDD family protein; the encoded protein is MKKTKARIASRFLRFKAFVIDIFLIYVPILYLSYFWLGSKDAFLHSSFTTALCSFLFGLIQALFLQRTGQSPGLKAYDLYLVDFKSGKKISFLKIVLRYVIFFISFGLLVGIFFSFIRKDSLNLHDILTQSCILERLNNA
- the pyrE gene encoding orotate phosphoribosyltransferase codes for the protein MNLEEIYKNCQAYLEGHFLLSSGKHSQFYLQSAKVLEDPALAEKLCKELAKIIFENSIEFDSICSPALGGILAGYELARASNKRFIFTERVNKEMTLRRGFAVKKGEKFIICEDIITTGGSALESAKIIENLGGIVVGFAALANRGFCAVKNLNTQAKDNAKLPSNIPLFTLGNFDFEIYDEEKCPLCQKGSKAIKPGSRGN